The genomic stretch GCAGGACTCCGCCGAGCACGTCGACGCGGGTTCTCGCAGGCGCGGCGGAACGGGGCAGCGCGAACCAGACGGCCACGGCGGCGAGGGCGGCCAGCGGCAGGTTGATCCAGAAGATGCCGCGCCAGCCGATCAGGGCCGCGATCGCGCCGCCGTAGATGGGGCCGAGCACGCTGCCGAGTTCCTGCGCGGCGCCGACCGTGCCGAGGGCGACCGCGCGGCGGTGCTGTTCCGTCCACAGGTCGCCGGCGAGGGCCATCGTCACCGGCAGCAGGGCGCCGCCGGCCAGGCCCTGCACGACGCGGCCGGTGACCAGCCAGGTGATCGACTCACCTGAGCCCGCGGTGATGGCCGAGCCCAGCGCGAACCCGGCCAGGCAGGCGATGATGACCGCGCGCCGGCCCAGCCGGTCGGAGAGCGAACCCAGCAGCGGCATGCCGGCCACGTACCCGAGCAGGAAGCCGGTGACGATCGGGGTGGCCCGTTCGAGGTGGTTGAGCGGGATGTGCACGTCGCGCAGGATGTCGGTGAGGACCGTGACCACCACGTACGCGTCGAGGGCGGCCAGCAGGACGGCGGCGCCACCGACCCCGATCGCCAAGCGCCGCCGTGACCGGACCGGGGCGCTACGGAGCACTGATCGTCACCGGGGCGTCGAAGGCCTTGAACGTCACCGTGACCGTGCCGCCGGGCAGCGTGAAGGTCGACTTGAGCAGGCGCTTGTCGGCCTCGGCGATCCACAGCTCGGCCGGTACACTGCCCGTGATGCCCGGGATGAGCCCCTTCAGGTCGGGGCCGGTGCTGGTGGCCGCGACACGCCAGGCGTCCTTGCCGTCGACCTGCTCCTTCGCCTTGGTGGTGGCGCCGGTCGCCGTGCCGAGCACCTTGGCGATGCCGCGCTCGGGGTCGAGGATGGCCGACGGGTCGTAGACCGAGGCGGCCAGCGTGAGCGGCAGCGCCTGGAACCCGCCGGTCGGGCCCTTCAGGTGGATCTTGTCGCCGACGATGACGAACTCCAGCTCGACGGGGGCGCCGGACTGCTCCAGCTGCGCGGTGCCCTTGGCCTTGCCCTCCTTGGTCAGCGTGCCCTCGGCCCGGCGCAGGCTCAGCCCGGCGATCTCACCGCCCGCGTCGATCAGGAACTGCGTCGTCTTGATCTCACGCATGGCCTGGGCGGATTCCTTCACCAGCTGGCCGCCGTCCGGCAGGGTGACCGCGGGCGCCTTGTCCTCGCTGCTCTCCTTCTTGTCAGGACTGCACGCGACGAGCGCCAGCAGAGCGGTGGACAGCACAAGGACGGGGCGGAGTCGCAACATACCGTCGAATGCTAGACGGGCACGCAAGTCCGGGGCCGGGGCCGAGGGGAGCGCGAGTGCTGATACCCGATCCCCCGCTTACGCGGAGGTTCCCGAATTGAACGGAAAGAAGGAAGCACTCGCATGGCCTCGGCCCCGGCTGCTCAGGCCGGGAGCAGCTCGGTGAGCCGGTCCAGGGTATAGATCTCCGATCCTTCCGGCAGATGCTCGGGGGCCTCGAGGCCGACGAACGTGACCGGTGTGTCCGGCCCGGCGCCGTCCCAGAGTTCCACGTCGGTGTGCGCCCGCCACAGGTCGGCCAGGTACCCGATGGTGAGGTAACGCCGCTCCAGCAGGGCCCGCACCCGGTCGGAGGTGGTGAACGTGTTCTCCTCGACCCGGTTGAACGCCGGCCAGCCGGCCAGGTACAGGTGCAGCCATACCGCCTGCCAGCCGTGTTCGCCCGGGACGAACACCATCGGCAGCGCGACCCGGCCGGCGCCGCGCAGCGCCGAGCGGGCCCGGACCGTACGGGCGTCGAAAGGGGCGCCGCGCTGACCGGCCGCCCGCGTCTGGTAGCCGAACATCGACTCGGCGACCTCGTCGAACGACTCCCCGGCGTAGATGTGGACCTGCGGCACCACGTAGTTTCCGCGCAGCGTCAGGGGCACGTCGATGAACTCGGTGGCGCCCTCGGCCGCGTCGGTGATGTCGCCCGAGTGCACCACGCCGCCGTGGCGGTAGTTCGTCCACGAGACCTGACCCGCCGTCCGGAAATCCGCGTCGAGCAGCAGCACCGACAGGTCGTAGTCGGTGCGGCGGCTCGCCTGACGCCAGTACGTGAAGAACCGCAGCAGCTCACCGGTGACCGTGGCCCGCGAACCGCGCGGCAGCACCGCGAAGCCACCCTCGGCCGCCTTGCCGGACAGGGGCAGGGCGACGTCGAGCACGGCCGGGTCGACCAGCGTCGGCCGTTCCCACCGGGGCAGCCGCGCGCCGATCTCGGCGTCGAGCCGTTCCGTCAGCTCGGCGACCAGCTCGGCCGGCAGCGGCGGGCGACGGTCCGGACCCACGTACGAGTGCCGGGAGCGACTCGCGTAGATGCGGGCGGACGCGGGTTCCAGCCGGTTGCCGACGTGCTCCCGCAGAGAGCAGAGCACCCGTCCCGACGCTGTTCCGAGCGCGCCCGTGACGGCCTCGACCACCTCGGAGCGCTCCGGCGCGCGGGCGTGACGCAGCAGCCTGTCCGCCGAGCGCAGCAGCATCCCCGGGGCCGCCGACAGCACGGACGCGGCCGCCCGCACGTCACCGGAACCCATCGCCGCTTCGGCCCGGCCGGCCAGGCTCCGCACCCGCACCTCACCCCGGGCAACAGCGAAAACCTTTCCCGCGTACGGCCACTGACCGTACTCGTGCGGGTGCAGGCGCTCGCCGAGGCGCTTCCAGCGTTCCGCGTACGGGCGTACGTCGCCCAGCTTGTTCGCGTTGCCCGCGACAACGCCGTCGAGCGCCGCGAGCAGCACCCGCCGCTCCGGCCGCCGGAACGCGCGAAAACGCGTAGGGGTACGCAGCGACGGGTCCCCGCCGGAGACCTGACAGGCCAGGCGCAGCACGTCGGTGGTGGTGTCGACTGCGACCAGCGGCCGGCCGAGAACCAGCCGCACCCCGTTGAGAACAGCCCGGTTCTCCCGTACGGGGATGTCGCCCGGCTGGGTGCCGTCGGCGCACGCCACGGCGAGCTCGCCGAGCAACGCCAGGTCCGCCTCGCCGAGCGGGGTCGTGCTGCCCGCCATGGCCAGATAGAGCCGCGAGGCCTCGGCCTCGACCGGGTCACCCAGACGCAGCACGGTCAGGCGGTCACCGGCCGACGCGATCAGCTCGTCGTGCGCGGCCAGCAGTTCCGCGTACGTGTGCTGGTAGGCGCCGTAACCCGGCAGGCCGAGCAGGTTCACCGTGCCGGAGCGGACCGCGTCACGCAGCTGCTCGTCGGTGGCCGTGCCGCCACCGGTGAGCACGGCCGCGCGCAGCCGCTCGGTCCAGAACTCGACGGTGTCGGGCACGGTGTGCGGGAAGCCGAGGAAGTACGCGTTGTGCCGCACGTGGTCGCCGACGAGCTCCCGCACCGCCGAGACAACGGTGGCGGCAAGGTCCATCGCCGGGGCCGGGGCCAGCGCGCCGACATGCTCGAGCAGGGCCCGCGACGCCGAGAAGCCGACGTCGAGCAGCACCGCGTCCAGCTGCCGGGCCACCGCCGTGCCGTCCCCGGCCGCACCACTGCTCGCGGGCACGCGCAGCGTCTTCTGGATGATCTGCTTGTCGAGCACGCGGCCCTCCGTTCCCCGTCGTCGTGTGTCGTGGGTCGCCGGGGGCTCGAACCCCGATCCTTCGGTCCCGTAAGAAGAAGAAGGAAGTGCACCCATGGCCGCGCGAGGCGGGGAGCGGGCACACTGTTCAGCCGAATGCTCTGCCAGTTGAGCTAACGACCCGCCCAGATCATCACACGCCCGGCTGAACCCCCGCGATCGAGTTTCCCGGCACATCCGGTGGCCGTCGGCCAGGTGGCCGGCGAAGCCGTCGCGGATCACCTTGTTCATGCCGCCGCCGGTGAGGATTTCCATGGTGCTCCTTCGCACGTGCGTCATGTCACATTGTGGATGGTTGGCGGGTAAACGCGGGTGAGCTGCCGGTCTAGACGATTGTCGAAGAAGGTGGGGTTGTGTCCGCAGATGGCCGCTATTAGGTTGACCCGCTGCAAGGAGTCTTAACAGATTCGTTGGGGTGATGTGTGTGAACGGCCGCCGGGTGTGCCTTGCCGTGCCCACCAATCGGGAGTGCTCGGCGACCCTTGCCGAGGTCGTCGCGGAGGCGGACTACGCGCGGCGCGAGTTCGGCGCGGACG from Paractinoplanes brasiliensis encodes the following:
- a CDS encoding TerD family protein; amino-acid sequence: MLDKQIIQKTLRVPASSGAAGDGTAVARQLDAVLLDVGFSASRALLEHVGALAPAPAMDLAATVVSAVRELVGDHVRHNAYFLGFPHTVPDTVEFWTERLRAAVLTGGGTATDEQLRDAVRSGTVNLLGLPGYGAYQHTYAELLAAHDELIASAGDRLTVLRLGDPVEAEASRLYLAMAGSTTPLGEADLALLGELAVACADGTQPGDIPVRENRAVLNGVRLVLGRPLVAVDTTTDVLRLACQVSGGDPSLRTPTRFRAFRRPERRVLLAALDGVVAGNANKLGDVRPYAERWKRLGERLHPHEYGQWPYAGKVFAVARGEVRVRSLAGRAEAAMGSGDVRAAASVLSAAPGMLLRSADRLLRHARAPERSEVVEAVTGALGTASGRVLCSLREHVGNRLEPASARIYASRSRHSYVGPDRRPPLPAELVAELTERLDAEIGARLPRWERPTLVDPAVLDVALPLSGKAAEGGFAVLPRGSRATVTGELLRFFTYWRQASRRTDYDLSVLLLDADFRTAGQVSWTNYRHGGVVHSGDITDAAEGATEFIDVPLTLRGNYVVPQVHIYAGESFDEVAESMFGYQTRAAGQRGAPFDARTVRARSALRGAGRVALPMVFVPGEHGWQAVWLHLYLAGWPAFNRVEENTFTTSDRVRALLERRYLTIGYLADLWRAHTDVELWDGAGPDTPVTFVGLEAPEHLPEGSEIYTLDRLTELLPA
- a CDS encoding LppX_LprAFG lipoprotein — its product is MLRLRPVLVLSTALLALVACSPDKKESSEDKAPAVTLPDGGQLVKESAQAMREIKTTQFLIDAGGEIAGLSLRRAEGTLTKEGKAKGTAQLEQSGAPVELEFVIVGDKIHLKGPTGGFQALPLTLAASVYDPSAILDPERGIAKVLGTATGATTKAKEQVDGKDAWRVAATSTGPDLKGLIPGITGSVPAELWIAEADKRLLKSTFTLPGGTVTVTFKAFDAPVTISAP